Proteins from one Dromiciops gliroides isolate mDroGli1 chromosome 6, mDroGli1.pri, whole genome shotgun sequence genomic window:
- the LOC122732907 gene encoding olfactory receptor 8K3-like encodes MDKWNETTFFQVTEFILMGITDHPDLQIPLFLVFLIIYLAIVLGNLGLIILTKFDSHLKTPMYFFLRNLAFIDLGYSTAIGPKMLVNFVAEKNTISYIACATQLVVFITFMINELFMLSVMAYDRYVAICNPLLYMVIMSDKMCCLLVSIPYLYSSFEALLITIKIFNSSFWKSNVISHFYCDSLPLLSILGSDAKDVELILLSLSAFNLISSLLVVLVSYGLILMAVLRMNSAEGRHKAFSTCGSHLTVVVVFYGTLTFMYLQPKSSHSFDTDKIASVFYTLVIPMLNPLIYSLRNKEVKGALKRALENQCKCLL; translated from the coding sequence ATGGATAAGTGGAATGAAACAACATTTTTTCAAGTAACAGAATTCATTCTCATGGGCATCACAGATCATCCTGACCTGCAGATTCCCCTTTTCCTTGTGTTCCTCATCATCTACCTGGCGATAGTTCTGGGGAACTTGGGTTTGATTATTTTGACCAAATTTGATTCTCACCTAAAAACTCCCATGTACTTTTTCCTCAGGAATCTGGCATTCATTGATCTTGGATACTCCACTGCAATTGGCCCAaaaatgttggttaattttgtagcagaaaaaaatactatctccTATATTGCATGTGCCACCCAGCTAGTTGTCTTTATAACCTTCATGATAAATGAACTTTTTATGCTTTCAGTGATGGCCTATGACCGCTACGTAGCCATCTGTAATCCCCTACTATACATGGTCATCATGTCAGACAAAATGTGCTGCCTCTTGGTTTCCATCCCGTATCTCTACAGCTCCTTTGAAGCACTGCTGATTACAATTAAGATTTTTAATTCATCTTTTTGGAAATCCAATGTAATTAGTCACTTCTACTGTGATAGTCTCCCCCTCTTAAGTATTTTAGGCAGTGATGCAAAAGATGTAGAATTAATTCTTCTGAGCCtttctgcttttaatttaatttcctccCTGCTGGTTGTTCTTGTTTCATATGGACTCATTCTTATGGCTGTCCTGAGGATGAACTCTGCTGAGGGTAGACACAAAGCTTTCTCCACCTGTGGCTCTCATCTCACAGTGGTGGTTGTGTTCTATGGAACACTAACTTTTATGTATTTACAGCCCAAGTCTAGCCATTCCTTTGATACAGACAAGATAGCTTCTGTCTTCTATACCCTGGTCATTCCCATGCTCAACCCTTTGATCTATAGTTTGAGAAATAAGGAGGTGAAAGGTGCCTTGAAAAGAGCCCTAGAAAATCAATGCAAATGTCTTCTTTAA